A section of the Primulina eburnea isolate SZY01 chromosome 1, ASM2296580v1, whole genome shotgun sequence genome encodes:
- the LOC140826642 gene encoding LOW QUALITY PROTEIN: transcriptional elongation regulator MINIYO-like (The sequence of the model RefSeq protein was modified relative to this genomic sequence to represent the inferred CDS: substituted 1 base at 1 genomic stop codon), which produces MEGTENRKSKILGAIPLHVSEGGAALLVGAIVEKGFQDNQQTRPSSTPQPSVLPFPVARHRSHGPHWTPKVGNFKVNNDDDFDFCLDGEEDFNLNDLAADLANPLQRKEKRSLDFRPWQGILKDDGSSLRGKESNLNPLRVSSKVNEVSCHNTGAQIYDMEEKLCHSSYNNCEGERFPTNDMTPSLLNDTPENTKYPLQMATDDEFLDATQFDGSSLESQIDAENRARLLKMSADEIAEAQAEIMAKLSPDLIKSLKRRSQEKGKKLKFSLSDTATGGEAVSGQQAENSSNSSVNFGYSNSHKPEKEIRGDKPTSKENKVIQDMDKKNHCLWNAWSKRVERVKNLRFSLDGNIMDSGITDDTGNTLSQNGYSEDTVSERDFLRTEGDPGAAGYTIMEAVVLTRSVVSGQRTLALHLIAAVLDRAICCLCQNQFSFTSNSAGTYALDDWEAIWAFALGPGPELALSLRMSLDDNHNSVILACAKAIQCALSYDMNEIIFDISENASTHSKYVFTAPVLRSRPDINSGFLRGGFWKYSAKPSNIDFIGEELGDEPGDERTIQDDLVVAGQDIAAGLIRMGILPRICYLMETDPSAPLEECLISILIAIARHSPTCAAAVMNCEKLVQTVANRFTLKEHMEINPCKIKSVKLIKVLACSEKKSCSTFIKNGIFRQMTWHLYRYACSFDQLIKSGKEASKYLSALLVEQXRFWKVCIRYGYCISDFSDLLASVCIWLRVPNVELLIENDVMNEFFSITKEIYLLLDVLAGRLPNFYSVMHETVENSTQDTESFSWSHIGPITDHALEWIRLKTIPYVSKFFGLQAEDGGYRSLQDPEVNSLLQVISSVLSMLSSVLKAVIPVDTTVLSNGNLPWIPDFVPKIGLEIIRNGYMGFFGESNKNASVLEHLFHLRLKNRQEIAIYSTCCLQGLIQVVASIDKLIQHANLKSRALSKYSILSRDDKVLAEGILKSSMVEVRGTLTTLMTLINNECQSMHPIEVFGRGGPAPGVGVGWGASGGGYWSLKTLLVQQDTRLLTHLLEVSKISTARDSLDADEMGCLTQRINCALAAGLIVGPVNSSVFDKLLNFMFQVPVLKHLDFSIRQFLCLRKGFKPLGWNYEEQDYLLFANVLAAHFKNRWLGVKNKLKAKKETNHFSHKTKKGGHCLETIHEYVDLPNMVIQESTSLIMEWAYQRLHLPAHWFLSAISTFDLEKNTSPNASYNSIEVTKGGLFFLLCIEAIPTFCTSEAFSPVKSVPVVWKLHALSVVLLFGMNVLEDEKSRDIYESLQKVYGEILDEKFVSNLSDNLVVNPLKFESDIHENYSTFIETLVEQFAAESYGDIIFGRQVAIYLNRSVETSVRHTTWNALSNARVLELLPPLDQCLTKSESYLEPVEDDERILEAYVKSWVSGALDKAATRNSVAFSLVLHHLSCFIFQNLSGHMLSLRNKLVKFLLRDYSRKQQHEGMLVKLIQYKKHAMTMSKLSSPFSISGIEKRLQLLKEICQGGSSLIVAVEKLESCLLR; this is translated from the exons ATGGAAggaaccgaaaaccgaaaatccaaaATATTAGGAGCAATCCCACTCCACGTTAGTGAAGGAGGCGCCGCGCTGCTGGTCGGTGCCATTGTTGAAAAGGGCTTCCAAGACAACCAGCAAACGAGACCATCTTCCACCCCTCAGCCCAGTGTTCTGCCTTTTCCGGTGGCCCGTCACCGCTCTCACGGCCCG CATTGGACTCCAAAAGTTGGGAACTTTAAGGTTAACaatgatgatgattttgatttttGTTTGGACGGTGAGGAAGATTTTAATTTGAACGACCTGGCTGCTGATTTGGCCAATCCACTACAAAGAAAGGAAAAGAGAAGTTTAGATTTTAGACCGTGGCAGGGTATTCTGAAAGATGATGGCAGCTCTCTGCGTGGAAAAGAAAGTAATTTGAATCCTTTGAGAGTTAGCAGTAAAGTTAATGAAGTATCTTGTCACAACACAGGggcacaaatttatgatatggAGGAAAAACTATGCCATTCTTCTTACAATAATTGTGAAGGAGAGCGGTTTCCTACGAATGACATGACTCCATCTCTCTTGAATGACACACCCGAGAATACTAAATATCCATTACAGATGGCTACTGATGATGAATTCCTAGATGCGACGCAGTTTGATGGGAGCAGTCTTGAGAGTCAGATTGATGCAGAGAATCGTGCTCGGTTGTTAAAGATGTCTGCTGATGAGATTGCGGAGGCACAAGCTGAAATAATGGCAAAGTTGAGTCCAGATTTGATAAAATCCCTTAAAAGAAGGAGCCAAGAGAAAGGAAAAAAACTAAAGTTTTCTTTGTCAGACACAGCCACGGGTGGTGAAGCTGTTAGTGGTCAACAAGCGGAAAACTCGTCTAACTCATCTGTAAACTTTGGTTACAGTAACTCTCATAAGCCCGAGAAAGAAATTCGTGGAGACAAACCTACTtccaaagaaaataaagttaTCCAGGATAtggataaaaaaaatcattgctTGTGGAATGCTTGGAGTAAGAGAGTGGAGCGTGTCAAGAATTTGAGATTTTCCTTGGATGGGAATATTATGGACAGTGGTATCACTGATGACACTG GTAATACATTGTCTCAAAATGGATACAGTGAAGATACTGTCTCTGAGCGTGATTTCCTTCGAACTGAAGGTGACCCCGGTGCTGCTGGTTACACTATAATGGAAGCAGTTGTTCTAACGAGAAGCGTG GTCTCTGGGCAACGCACTTTGGCTTTACATTTGATTGCAGCTGTTCTTGATCGAGCAATTTgctgcctctgtcagaatcaaTTTAGTTTTACTTCTAACTCAGCTGGTACTTACGCTTTGGATGACTGGGAGGCTATCTGGGCTTTTGCTCTTGGTCCTGGACCAGAGCTTGCTTTATCTCTAAG AATGTCTCTCGATGATAATCACAACTCGGTAATCCTTGCTTGTGCCAAAGCAATTCAGTGTGCACTGAGCTATGACATGAACGAAATCATATTTGATATCTCAGAG AACGCTTCAACTCATTCAAAATATGTTTTTACTGCTCCTGTATTGAGAAGTAGGCCAGATATTAATTCTGGGTTTCTTCGTGGTGGCTTTTGGAAGTATAGTGCCAAGCCTTCTAATATTGATTTTATTGGTGAAGAATTGGGTGATGAACCCGGAGATGAGCGCACTATTCAGGATGATCTGGTTGTTGCGGGGCAAGATATTGCTGCAGGTCTAATTAGGATGGGAATTCTTCCAAGGATTTGCTATCTAATGGAG ACAGATCCTTCCGCCCCATTGGAAGAATGCTTAATTTCTATACTGATTGCAATAGCAAGACACTCCCCAACATGTGCTGCTGCAGTCATGAACTGTGAAAAGCTTGTTCAGACAGTTGCCAACAGATTTACCCTTAAAGAACACATGGAAATTAACCCTTGCAAGATAAAAAGTGTTAAGCTTATCAAG GTATTGGCTTGTTCTGAGAAGAAGAGTTGCTCAACATTTATAAAGAATGGAATTTTTCGTCAGATGACTTGGCACTTGTACAGATATGCATGTTCTTTTGACCAATTGATTAAATCTGGCAAAGAGGCCAGCAAATATTTATCAGCTTTGCTGGTTGAACAGTGACGTTTTTGGAAGGTTTGCATTAGATATGGATACTGCATTTCTGACTTTTCCGACCTATTAGCTTCAGTATGCATATGGTTGCGCGTACCTAATGTTGAACTACTAATTGAAAATGATGTGATGAATGAATTTTTTTCCATCACGAAGGAAATATACCTTCTTCTTGATGTTTTAGCTGGTAGACTTCCAAATTTCTACTCTGTCATGCATGAAACAGTGGAGAATAGTACTCAAGATACAGAGTCTTTTTCTTGGAGTCACATTGGCCCCATCACTGATCATGCCCTTGAGTGGATACGTTTGAAAACCATTCCATATGTATCCAAATTCTTTGGGCTCCAAGCTGAAGATGGAGGTTACCGCAGTTTGCAGGATCCAGAAGTAAATTCCTTGTTACAGGTCATTTCTTCTGTTTTGAGTATGCTTTCAAGTGTGCTCAAAGCTGTGATCCCAGTGGATACTACTGTTTTGTCAAATGGAAATTTGCCATGGATTCCAGACTTTGTCCCGAAGATTGGGCTTGAAATAATCAGAAATGGATACATGGGTTTTTTTGGCGAAAGTAATAAAAATGCTTCTGTTTTGGAGCACTTGTTTCATTTGAGACTCAAAAATAGACAAGAGATAGCAATATATTCTACATGTTGCCTTCAAGGATTGATCCAAGTAGTCGCTTCTattgataaactgatccagCATGCAAACCTGAAAAGTCGTGCGCTATCTAAGTATTCGATTCTGTCAAGGGACGATAAAGTTCTTGCTGAGGGGATACTCAAGTCATCTATGGTTGAAGTGAGAGGTACGCTAACAACTTTGATGACATTAATCAATAATGAATGTCAAAGTATGCATCCTATCGAGGTATTTGGCAGAGGTGGCCCTGCTCCTGGAGTGGGTGTGGGCTGGGGTGCTTCTGGTGGAGGATATTGGTCCCTGAAAACTCTTTTGGTTCAGCAAGATACAAGATTGCTCACTCACTTACTTGAAGTTTCCAAAATTTCTACCGCGAGAGATTCATTAGATGCTGATGAGATGGGTTGTTTAACACAAAGGATAAATTGTGCCCTTGCAGCTGGTTTGATTGTGGGTCCAGTGAATAGCTCTGTTTTTGATAAGCTACTCAATTTCATGTTCCAGGTTCCTGTTCTAAAGCATCTAGATTTCAGTATCCGACAGTTCCTGTGTCTTAGAAAAGGATTTAAGCCCTTGGGGTGGAATTACGAAGAACAGGATTACCTGTTATTTGCTAATGTTTTGGCTGCTCACTTCAAAAACAGGTGGCTCGGTGTAAAGAACAAATTAAAAGCCAAGAAAGAAACCAATCATTTTAGCCACAAAACAAAGAAAGGCGGTCACTGTTTGGAGACCATTCATGAATATGTTGATCTACCAAACATGGTCATTCAAGAGTCAACTTCCTTGATAATGGAGTGGGCTTACCAGAGATTGCATCTTCCAGCACATTGGTTTCTCAGTGCAATATCCACCTTTGATCTTGAGAAAAATACAAGTCCTAATGCATCTTACAACTCAATTGAAGTTACCAAAGGTGGACTCTTTTTTCTTCTATGTATTGAAGCAATCCCTACTTTCTGTACCTCCGAGGCCTTCTCCCCTGTTAAATCCGTCCCAGTTGTTTGGAAACTGCACGCATTGTCTGTAGTGTTACTTTTTGGAATGAATGTTCTTGAAGATGAAAAGAGCAGGGATATTTATGAAAGTTTGCAGAAAGTCTATGGTGAAATCCTTGATGAGAAATTTGTTTCTAATTTGAGTGATAACTTGGTTGTGAATCCCCTTAAATTTGAGTCAGATATACATGAGAATTACTCTACTTTTATTGAAACTTTGGTAGAGCAGTTTGCTGCTGAATCTTATggtgatatcatatttgggcgACAAGTTGCGATATATTTAAATCGATCTGTTGAAACTTCTGTAAGACATACCACTTGGAACGCGTTGTCTAATGCTCGTGTTCTTGAACTTTTACCTCCTCTGGACCAATGCTTAACAAAGTCTGAGAGCTATCTTGAACCAGTTGAG GATGATGAGAGGATTTTGGAGGCTTATGTAAAATCATGGGTCTCTGGTGCTCTCGACAAAGCAGCAACCCGGAATTCAGTGGCATTTTCGCTGGTTCTGCACCATCTTTCATGTTTCATTTTTCAGAATCTTTCTGGTCATATGCTCTCATTGCGCAATAAGCTTGTAAAATTTCTGTTGCGAGATTATTCTCGCAAACAGCAACATGAG